Proteins encoded within one genomic window of Halocatena marina:
- a CDS encoding replication factor C small subunit, whose protein sequence is MSESQAPGREVWIEKYRPQSLDEVLGHEQITSRIESYIEKNDLPHLLFAGPPGVGKTATSVSIAKEIYGEEWRENFLELNASDERGIDVVRDRIKSFARSSFGGYNYRIIFLDEADALTSDAQSALRRTMEQFSHNTRFILSCNYSSKIIDPIQSRCTVFRFSPLSDEAVAEQIDRIATNEGIDIVEDGMDALVYSAAGDMRKAINDLQAAGTLDGTVDEETVYAVTSTARPEEIKKMVQLALDGDFTAARSILDTLLTEEGIAGGDIIDQLHRSVWEYDLSDREAVYVMDRIGETDYRLTVGANEQVQLEALLAGLALEE, encoded by the coding sequence ATGAGCGAATCACAAGCGCCGGGGCGAGAGGTCTGGATCGAAAAATATCGCCCACAGTCGCTCGATGAAGTCCTCGGCCACGAGCAGATCACCAGCCGGATCGAAAGCTACATCGAGAAAAACGACCTCCCACACCTGCTGTTTGCTGGTCCACCCGGGGTTGGAAAGACGGCCACGAGCGTCAGTATCGCCAAAGAGATCTACGGTGAGGAATGGCGTGAGAACTTCCTCGAACTGAACGCGTCCGACGAGCGGGGAATCGACGTAGTGCGCGATCGCATCAAGAGCTTTGCCCGATCGAGTTTTGGAGGCTACAACTATCGAATCATCTTTCTCGACGAAGCAGACGCGTTGACGTCTGATGCACAAAGTGCGCTCCGCCGGACGATGGAGCAGTTTTCGCACAACACTCGCTTCATCCTTTCGTGCAACTACTCGAGTAAAATCATCGACCCGATTCAGTCCCGGTGTACCGTGTTTCGCTTTTCACCACTGTCCGACGAGGCCGTTGCCGAACAGATCGATCGAATCGCCACGAATGAGGGAATCGACATCGTCGAGGATGGAATGGACGCCCTCGTCTACTCTGCAGCAGGAGACATGCGAAAAGCCATCAACGATCTCCAAGCAGCAGGCACACTTGATGGAACCGTTGACGAAGAGACCGTCTACGCAGTTACGAGCACCGCTCGCCCCGAGGAGATCAAGAAGATGGTGCAGCTCGCGCTCGACGGCGACTTCACGGCCGCGCGCTCGATACTCGATACGCTGCTCACCGAAGAAGGTATCGCGGGCGGAGACATCATCGATCAGCTCCACCGATCGGTGTGGGAGTACGATCTTTCGGACCGCGAAGCTGTGTACGTGATGGACCGTATCGGAGAGACAGACTACCGCCTCACGGTGGGTGCAAACGAACAAGTACAGTTGGAGGCGCTCCTCGCAGGGCTTGCACTCGAAGAGTGA
- the gatB gene encoding Asp-tRNA(Asn)/Glu-tRNA(Gln) amidotransferase subunit GatB, with amino-acid sequence MTAQATRTHDLAAVIGLEVHVQLETETKIFCGCSTDVADDEPNTHTCPVCLGLPGALPVVNEQAVETAVKVGKAIDATIPEETRFHRKNYYYPDLPKNFQITQYDEPICQEGSLELSVEGNRRVIGIERAHLEEDPGSLKHEGGSIDRAEYTMIDYNRAGMPLMEIVTRPDFRGPKEARAFLAKLEEVLEYLDVFDAERDGSLRVDANISMVSANEVDDDGTIDEETLQAANRTEVKNISSHKGAQKALAYEITRQRNAIQRGRAIEQETRHWDESRGVTVSMRSKEAEKDYRYFREADLPPLRVSSWKENIEIPELPDARRERFRNEYNLGSEAASKLTSTKQIADFYESLTDEFDPNTAATWVADILLGELNYRDMRLDAIDRDEFSRLITLVENDEITMKNATEVVLRTMLDDGRPPDAVVESEGLGKTAGDEVASAVRDAIEDNPEAVDDYYNGEDGALNYLVGQVMAGTGGSADPQTVNELLRTELND; translated from the coding sequence ATGACTGCACAGGCGACTCGGACGCACGACCTCGCGGCTGTCATCGGGCTCGAGGTGCACGTGCAGCTAGAAACCGAGACGAAGATTTTCTGTGGCTGTTCGACCGACGTCGCTGACGACGAGCCGAATACACACACCTGTCCCGTCTGTCTTGGACTTCCCGGCGCGTTGCCGGTTGTGAACGAGCAGGCGGTCGAGACCGCCGTCAAGGTCGGTAAAGCCATCGATGCCACTATTCCCGAAGAAACGCGCTTTCACCGGAAGAACTACTACTATCCGGATCTCCCGAAGAACTTCCAGATCACTCAGTACGATGAACCCATCTGTCAGGAGGGAAGCCTCGAGCTCTCTGTCGAGGGAAACCGCCGAGTAATTGGAATCGAGCGCGCTCACCTCGAAGAAGATCCCGGCAGTCTGAAACACGAAGGAGGAAGCATCGACCGCGCGGAGTATACGATGATCGATTACAACCGTGCCGGGATGCCGCTGATGGAGATCGTCACCCGACCGGACTTCCGCGGGCCAAAGGAAGCCAGAGCGTTCCTCGCAAAGCTGGAAGAAGTTCTTGAATATCTCGACGTGTTCGATGCAGAACGCGATGGCTCGCTGCGCGTCGATGCCAATATCTCGATGGTTTCTGCGAACGAGGTCGACGACGACGGCACGATCGACGAGGAAACCCTGCAAGCTGCCAACCGGACTGAGGTGAAAAACATTTCTAGTCACAAGGGCGCACAGAAGGCGCTTGCCTACGAGATCACTCGCCAACGAAACGCGATTCAGCGCGGACGAGCGATCGAACAAGAGACTCGCCACTGGGACGAGAGCCGTGGCGTAACGGTCTCGATGCGCTCGAAGGAGGCCGAGAAGGACTACCGGTATTTCCGAGAGGCCGATCTCCCGCCGCTTCGCGTTTCGTCGTGGAAAGAGAACATCGAGATCCCCGAACTTCCCGATGCTCGTCGTGAGCGCTTCCGGAACGAGTACAATCTGGGCAGTGAGGCCGCATCGAAACTGACCTCCACAAAACAGATCGCGGACTTCTACGAATCACTCACCGACGAGTTCGATCCTAACACCGCCGCAACGTGGGTCGCAGACATCCTCCTTGGAGAGCTGAACTACCGCGACATGCGCCTCGATGCGATCGACCGTGATGAGTTTTCTCGCCTTATTACGCTCGTCGAGAACGACGAAATCACCATGAAAAACGCGACGGAAGTCGTTCTACGGACGATGCTCGATGACGGACGACCGCCGGATGCAGTCGTCGAAAGCGAAGGGCTCGGAAAAACCGCTGGGGATGAAGTGGCAAGTGCTGTTCGAGACGCAATCGAAGATAATCCAGAGGCAGTCGATGACTATTACAATGGTGAAGACGGAGCACTCAACTATCTCGTTGGACAGGTAATGGCCGGAACAGGCGGGAGCGCAGACCCACAGACGGTGAACGAACTGCTCAGAACCGAATTAAACGACTGA
- a CDS encoding transcriptional regulator, translated as MSGLLPTGTRASSEQDGEPKALWLDSDDTGELLSSLSSETARAVLTELHDEPGTASEIASRVDTSLQNARHHLSNLEQAGVIRIADTRYSEKGREMSVYAPSEEPLVVFVGRKERKHTFLDSLRGLVSVIGALGLVSLLVQWLVTPTVNQNVSGQLPRVGDALGNSGATPLGAPPGMIFFAGGLLVLLFILVLQHQHLLDIE; from the coding sequence ATGTCTGGGCTGTTGCCGACTGGCACCAGAGCTAGTTCGGAGCAGGACGGTGAACCTAAAGCATTGTGGCTAGACAGTGATGATACCGGTGAACTGCTGTCGTCGCTCTCGTCCGAGACCGCCCGTGCCGTTCTTACGGAACTTCATGACGAACCCGGAACCGCCTCTGAGATCGCTTCTCGCGTCGATACGTCGCTGCAAAACGCCCGTCATCATCTCTCGAATCTCGAACAGGCGGGAGTCATCCGTATCGCCGATACGCGGTACTCGGAGAAAGGTCGTGAGATGAGTGTCTACGCACCGAGTGAAGAGCCGCTCGTGGTGTTCGTTGGCCGTAAAGAGCGAAAGCACACCTTTCTCGATTCGCTCCGTGGACTGGTGTCCGTCATCGGTGCTCTCGGTCTCGTGAGTCTGCTTGTCCAGTGGCTCGTCACGCCGACTGTCAACCAAAACGTGTCAGGACAGCTGCCACGTGTTGGCGACGCGTTGGGGAATAGTGGTGCCACACCGCTTGGAGCTCCCCCCGGAATGATTTTCTTCGCTGGAGGACTCCTTGTACTCCTCTTCATACTAGTATTGCAACATCAACATCTACTAGATATCGAGTGA
- a CDS encoding S8 family serine peptidase, with protein MVAVLIFSSLSLSFSSDSFMNADDSTNDDSSAEAIEALKRHIDRQPYEPPPSVNREVEIVVPVQNDTDIPRDSNGFNVERIYTDEGQRFVRGSIQMSDVRSLLQDQRMKRVRITSNYSVSDDRVASGVNQINADTLQKRGITGENVTVGIIDSDFWISHPSIARQVSAYYSFGPASDWQHGTAVASGVTDTAPDANLHLASVGPTTTPEEYASAVEWLEQSGADVIVDAGSYYTQPGDGTGEIAHVATNVSSETVFVTSVGNHAQRYWAGNHSSDEWIAFHNGSQANPLNNGDPLSGKVQLTLRWGSWSNASAEYDLYLFRVQPGEDAVVARTTGNEEEPIEHLTTTVQRGQYYVSIRSETDPNEINTNTNATATSDHPTIELFSNHDLRYQSIGGKAPPANAPNVLAVGASDDGAVESFSARGPDIVAPDSVLVEGATVEGGTSFSTPYVAGTAALLLSENPDMTAEKVRMLLLLSADDIGVKGTDSRSGFGRVNASRAAELMNKTSGGQFTSPSLDELHGPQVGRSPVVASRRALPGDL; from the coding sequence TTGGTCGCGGTACTCATCTTCTCCTCACTCTCGCTCTCTTTCTCTTCGGATTCGTTCATGAACGCCGACGACAGCACCAATGACGATTCGTCAGCTGAGGCGATTGAGGCTTTGAAACGCCACATCGATCGTCAGCCGTACGAACCTCCACCGTCAGTAAACCGGGAGGTCGAGATCGTCGTCCCGGTTCAGAACGACACAGATATTCCCAGAGATTCGAACGGGTTCAACGTCGAACGCATCTACACCGACGAAGGCCAACGGTTCGTGCGTGGGTCGATCCAGATGTCGGATGTTCGTTCTCTCCTCCAAGATCAACGCATGAAACGGGTTCGTATCACGAGTAATTATTCGGTGTCTGACGATCGCGTTGCAAGCGGCGTCAACCAGATCAACGCAGATACTCTTCAGAAGAGAGGTATTACCGGCGAGAACGTCACTGTTGGAATTATCGACAGCGATTTCTGGATCAGTCACCCGTCTATCGCCCGACAAGTCAGTGCGTATTATTCGTTCGGCCCTGCTAGTGATTGGCAGCACGGTACGGCGGTGGCAAGTGGTGTAACTGACACCGCTCCAGACGCAAACCTGCATCTCGCTTCTGTTGGGCCAACGACGACGCCAGAGGAGTACGCGTCCGCCGTCGAGTGGCTCGAACAGTCTGGTGCTGATGTCATCGTCGACGCAGGGAGCTACTACACACAGCCCGGCGACGGAACCGGGGAAATCGCTCACGTTGCGACAAACGTCTCTTCTGAGACCGTGTTTGTCACCTCTGTTGGAAACCACGCTCAGCGCTACTGGGCAGGGAATCACTCCTCAGACGAATGGATCGCCTTTCACAACGGATCACAGGCCAATCCACTGAACAACGGTGATCCGTTGAGCGGCAAGGTGCAGTTGACGCTCCGATGGGGGAGCTGGTCGAACGCATCGGCCGAGTACGACCTCTATCTCTTCCGAGTGCAACCGGGCGAGGATGCCGTTGTGGCACGGACCACTGGTAATGAGGAAGAACCAATCGAACACCTCACGACGACTGTTCAACGGGGCCAATACTACGTCTCGATTCGGAGTGAAACCGATCCGAATGAGATAAACACGAATACAAACGCAACTGCAACTTCCGATCATCCGACTATCGAACTGTTTTCCAACCACGATCTGCGGTATCAATCCATCGGCGGGAAGGCCCCGCCGGCGAATGCCCCGAACGTGCTCGCTGTTGGAGCGAGTGACGACGGCGCTGTCGAATCCTTCAGCGCACGTGGTCCCGATATCGTTGCTCCTGATTCGGTACTCGTTGAAGGCGCTACGGTAGAGGGTGGGACCTCCTTTTCGACGCCGTATGTCGCCGGTACTGCAGCCCTACTTCTCTCTGAGAATCCTGACATGACTGCCGAAAAGGTTCGAATGTTGCTCTTGTTGAGCGCCGACGATATTGGAGTGAAGGGAACCGATTCCCGTTCCGGATTTGGACGAGTGAACGCCAGCAGAGCCGCCGAACTGATGAACAAAACGAGTGGCGGGCAGTTTACGTCTCCGTCGCTCGATGAACTGCACGGCCCACAAGTGGGACGTTCTCCTGTTGTCGCTAGCAGACGAGCTCTTCCCGGCGATTTGTAA
- a CDS encoding DNA topoisomerase I encodes MELIITEKDNAARRIADILSDGSATADRRNGVNVYSWGGRRCIGLSGHVVGIDFPSEYSDWRDVRPAELVGAEVVKTETRENIVAALRSLARKAERAIIATDYDREGELIGKEAYELINEEIDGPIRRVRFSSITDREVNTAFSTPEEIDFDLAAAGEARQIIDLLWGASLTRFLSLSAKQLGNDFISVGRVQSPTLKLIVDREREIEAFDPEDYWELFAVLAQEDERFEAQYFYHEDNNEQERVWDEDTAAQVYERLSDAGRARVESVQRRTRTDDPPTPFNTTQYIRAAGSIGFSAQRAMSIAEDLYTAGYITYPRTDNTVYPDDLDQRALLETFAEHPSYGDDAQSLLELDDLEPTAGENETTDHPPIHPTGEFPSELDDDEWKVYELVVRRFFATVAEPATWAHLKVVAEANESLLKANGKRLVEPGYHDVYPYVSTSENYVPEVAKGDDLDLSDAQLEAKQTQPPRRRGQSRLIEEMEKRGLGTKSTRHNTLQKLYNRGYIEGDPPRPTTLAKGVVKAGEEFADLIVSEEMTAALERDMTAIANGDATLNEVTDESRDVLQRVFEELHGSHEAIGRHLRAALKADKALGPCPICGETLLVRRSRHGSYFVGCDGYPDCTYTLPLPSKGEPLVLDDACEEHDLHHVKMLAGRDTFVHGCPQCSADEADATEDRSIGVCPDCGADHGGELAIKQLRSGSRLVGCTRYPECTYSLPLPRRGDIVITDSVCDEHDLPYLEVHDGDSEPWELGCPICNYEEYQEKHAVSAIEDIDGIGQKTAEKLESAGIDSLTDLRDADADDVASEVTGVSADRIREWQAQVTV; translated from the coding sequence GTGGAGCTGATTATCACCGAGAAGGATAACGCTGCTCGACGTATTGCAGACATACTGAGCGACGGCAGCGCGACAGCTGACCGCCGCAACGGTGTGAACGTCTATTCGTGGGGCGGTCGCCGCTGTATCGGTCTTTCTGGACACGTCGTAGGCATCGACTTTCCATCTGAATATTCTGACTGGCGAGATGTTCGGCCGGCCGAACTCGTCGGTGCGGAGGTCGTAAAGACCGAGACACGAGAGAATATCGTTGCGGCGCTTCGTTCGCTTGCACGGAAAGCAGAGCGTGCGATTATCGCCACTGATTACGACCGAGAGGGTGAGCTCATCGGGAAGGAAGCGTACGAACTCATTAATGAGGAAATCGACGGCCCAATCCGTCGGGTTCGATTCTCCTCGATTACCGACCGCGAGGTCAACACGGCGTTTTCGACCCCCGAAGAGATCGATTTCGATCTTGCAGCCGCGGGCGAAGCCCGGCAAATCATCGATCTGCTGTGGGGTGCATCGCTCACCCGATTCCTTTCGCTGTCTGCGAAGCAGCTCGGCAATGACTTCATCAGTGTCGGGCGAGTGCAGTCCCCGACGCTCAAACTCATCGTTGACCGCGAGCGAGAGATCGAAGCATTTGACCCCGAAGATTACTGGGAGCTGTTCGCCGTTCTCGCACAGGAAGACGAGCGCTTCGAAGCGCAGTATTTCTACCACGAAGACAACAACGAACAAGAGCGTGTTTGGGACGAAGACACCGCAGCGCAGGTGTACGAGCGACTGTCGGATGCTGGACGGGCGCGTGTCGAATCCGTTCAGCGACGCACCCGTACCGACGACCCACCGACACCGTTCAACACCACACAGTACATTCGCGCGGCCGGTTCGATCGGATTCTCTGCTCAACGGGCGATGAGCATCGCTGAAGATCTCTATACAGCTGGCTACATCACCTATCCGAGGACTGACAACACCGTCTATCCCGACGATCTCGACCAACGGGCGTTACTCGAAACGTTCGCCGAGCATCCGAGTTACGGCGATGACGCACAGTCACTGCTCGAACTGGACGATCTCGAACCCACCGCGGGCGAGAATGAGACAACCGACCACCCACCGATTCATCCAACAGGCGAGTTCCCGTCTGAACTGGACGACGACGAATGGAAGGTGTACGAACTCGTCGTCCGGCGCTTTTTCGCAACGGTGGCCGAACCGGCAACGTGGGCACATCTCAAGGTCGTGGCCGAAGCGAATGAGTCTCTCCTGAAAGCGAACGGAAAACGGCTTGTCGAGCCAGGGTATCACGATGTTTATCCCTACGTTTCGACCAGTGAAAACTACGTTCCCGAAGTAGCGAAAGGAGACGACCTCGATTTAAGCGATGCTCAACTGGAAGCAAAACAGACCCAACCCCCCCGCAGACGCGGGCAGTCGAGGCTCATCGAAGAGATGGAAAAGCGAGGTCTCGGAACAAAAAGCACCAGACACAATACACTTCAAAAACTGTACAATAGAGGGTACATCGAGGGTGATCCGCCGCGGCCAACGACGCTTGCCAAGGGTGTCGTGAAGGCTGGCGAGGAGTTTGCAGATCTCATCGTGAGTGAGGAGATGACCGCAGCGCTAGAGCGGGACATGACTGCCATTGCAAATGGTGATGCAACGCTCAATGAGGTGACTGACGAATCTCGTGACGTGTTACAGCGTGTGTTCGAGGAATTACACGGCTCGCACGAGGCGATTGGTCGGCACCTTCGAGCAGCACTGAAAGCAGACAAGGCGCTGGGTCCGTGTCCAATCTGTGGTGAGACGCTTCTCGTTCGTCGGTCTCGTCACGGATCGTACTTCGTCGGCTGTGATGGCTATCCCGACTGTACGTACACGCTTCCGCTGCCGAGTAAGGGTGAGCCCCTCGTCCTCGATGACGCGTGTGAGGAACACGATCTTCATCACGTAAAGATGCTCGCAGGTCGGGATACGTTCGTTCACGGATGCCCCCAATGTTCGGCTGATGAGGCCGATGCAACCGAAGATCGGAGTATCGGTGTCTGCCCCGACTGTGGTGCAGACCACGGTGGTGAACTCGCTATCAAGCAACTCCGTTCCGGTTCGCGTCTCGTTGGCTGCACGCGCTATCCGGAATGTACGTACTCGCTTCCGCTCCCTCGCCGTGGTGACATCGTGATCACTGATTCGGTGTGTGATGAACACGACCTTCCGTATCTCGAAGTCCACGACGGAGACAGTGAACCGTGGGAGCTTGGCTGCCCGATCTGTAACTACGAGGAGTACCAGGAGAAACACGCTGTCTCTGCTATCGAAGACATCGATGGGATCGGACAGAAAACTGCAGAGAAACTCGAATCAGCAGGCATCGATTCACTCACAGATCTTCGTGATGCCGATGCCGACGATGTGGCGAGCGAAGTGACGGGTGTGAGCGCCGATCGGATCCGTGAGTGGCAGGCACAAGTGACGGTGTGA
- a CDS encoding Rieske 2Fe-2S domain-containing protein has protein sequence MDVDTDDRIVSVDEVPRETTFLFTVREISTDEERESILVRSNGEITGWLNYCQHFTHIRLDKGSGAEMRDDEIVCTNHGAMFEADTGRCTFGPCDGAYLEDIEITIDDGSVYLTDSDYEFVSVGPNETSTDLTSTSNIEF, from the coding sequence ATGGACGTGGACACGGATGATCGAATTGTGTCGGTCGATGAGGTTCCTCGTGAGACGACGTTTCTGTTTACTGTCCGTGAGATATCGACCGACGAAGAGCGAGAGAGCATTCTCGTCCGGTCGAACGGTGAAATCACCGGCTGGTTGAACTACTGCCAACACTTCACGCATATCCGACTTGATAAAGGATCGGGTGCAGAGATGCGCGACGACGAGATCGTCTGCACCAACCACGGCGCGATGTTCGAAGCTGACACTGGACGATGTACGTTCGGTCCCTGTGACGGTGCGTACCTCGAAGATATCGAGATTACGATCGACGATGGGAGCGTCTATCTCACTGACTCCGACTACGAATTCGTTTCCGTCGGACCGAACGAAACCAGCACCGATCTTACTTCAACCTCGAATATCGAGTTTTAA
- a CDS encoding transcriptional regulator, which produces MQGERETTRQQIATHLRSSPTRPGVLANEFGIRSGEVLSHVEHLSKSLDPTDETLLVAPPTCQKCGFSNFDDLINRPSRCPECKNESIDEPVFTIETE; this is translated from the coding sequence ATGCAGGGCGAGCGCGAAACGACGCGCCAACAGATTGCTACGCATCTTCGGAGCAGCCCAACACGCCCCGGAGTGCTCGCGAACGAATTCGGTATCCGGAGCGGCGAAGTGCTCTCGCACGTCGAACACCTCTCGAAATCACTCGATCCGACTGACGAGACCCTGCTCGTCGCTCCGCCCACATGTCAAAAATGTGGCTTCTCAAACTTCGATGACCTCATCAATCGACCGTCGCGCTGTCCAGAGTGTAAAAACGAAAGCATCGACGAACCGGTGTTCACGATCGAAACGGAGTGA
- a CDS encoding NDP-sugar synthase: protein MHAVVLAGGYATRLWPITRHRPKMLLPIGETTVIDRILKELEGDDRIEHVYLSTNESFADDFEAHIDDRGYEKASLSVEDTTAESEKFGVIGALSQLVEREDVDDDLLVIAGDNLMGFDIADFIDYFEAREKPTLAAYDVGSREKATSYGLLALEDEQVVDFQEKPDDPKSTLVSIACYAFTADSLRFREYLDGDNNPDEPGWFVEWLQTRESVYAYCFDEPWFDIGTPESYLEAVAWALDGDSIVHEDATVINSDIGENVQIMAEAELSDVTLSDTVVFSETKLSDATITDSVIDECVDIDGVSLDESLVGPYSRLS from the coding sequence ATGCACGCAGTCGTCCTGGCTGGTGGCTACGCCACACGATTGTGGCCGATCACCCGTCACCGTCCCAAGATGCTTCTTCCGATCGGTGAGACGACCGTTATTGACCGAATTCTCAAGGAGCTTGAGGGGGATGACCGCATCGAACACGTCTATCTGAGCACGAATGAGAGCTTCGCTGACGATTTCGAAGCACACATCGATGACCGAGGCTACGAGAAGGCTTCGCTCTCGGTCGAGGATACGACCGCAGAAAGCGAGAAATTCGGTGTTATCGGAGCACTTTCACAGCTGGTAGAACGCGAAGATGTCGACGATGATCTCCTCGTAATCGCTGGTGACAACCTCATGGGCTTCGATATCGCCGATTTCATCGATTATTTCGAAGCGCGCGAGAAACCGACGCTTGCAGCGTACGATGTTGGCTCTCGTGAGAAAGCGACCTCCTATGGGCTGCTCGCGCTCGAAGACGAGCAGGTGGTCGACTTCCAAGAGAAACCAGATGACCCAAAGAGTACGCTTGTCTCCATCGCGTGTTATGCGTTCACCGCTGACTCGCTGCGGTTCCGTGAGTATCTCGATGGCGACAACAATCCCGACGAACCAGGGTGGTTTGTCGAATGGCTTCAGACGCGCGAGAGCGTGTACGCGTACTGTTTCGACGAGCCATGGTTCGACATCGGTACGCCGGAAAGCTACCTCGAAGCTGTCGCCTGGGCGCTCGACGGCGATTCTATCGTCCACGAAGACGCGACCGTCATCAACAGCGACATTGGAGAGAACGTTCAGATAATGGCCGAAGCGGAACTCTCAGATGTCACCCTCTCGGACACCGTCGTCTTCTCCGAGACGAAACTTTCAGACGCGACCATCACAGATTCCGTCATCGACGAATGCGTCGATATCGACGGCGTCTCCCTCGACGAATCGCTCGTTGGGCCGTACTCGCGGCTGTCGTAA
- a CDS encoding diphthine--ammonia ligase has translation MTETPWVSLFSGGKDSSWALYRALEAGHPIERLVTVHPDGDSYMYHVPATDLATLAAESIGIPLVDVYPERFETDSVTDAGAQGDAELEPLEQTLEALCEDLGGIGGITVGAVESDYQNSRVQSMCDRLGATLFAPLWQQSPTALAHAMLDAGFEIRIVQVAAAGFDESWLGRTLDRDTLSELQDLNERYGVHILGEGGEFETIVTDGPHMRAPIKLAYETEWDEGGMRGRLSITDAWLGCDSAAASDSQ, from the coding sequence ATGACAGAGACGCCGTGGGTGAGTCTCTTTTCGGGAGGCAAGGACTCTTCGTGGGCGCTCTATCGGGCGCTTGAGGCAGGGCATCCGATCGAGCGACTCGTGACGGTTCACCCGGATGGTGATTCGTACATGTACCACGTTCCGGCGACAGATCTCGCAACACTCGCCGCCGAAAGCATCGGTATTCCCCTTGTGGATGTGTATCCAGAGCGGTTCGAAACCGATTCGGTGACCGACGCGGGTGCGCAGGGAGACGCCGAACTCGAACCGCTCGAACAAACGCTGGAAGCGCTCTGCGAAGATCTCGGTGGAATTGGGGGAATCACGGTCGGCGCGGTCGAAAGCGACTATCAGAATTCGCGTGTCCAGTCGATGTGCGACCGCCTCGGTGCGACACTGTTTGCGCCACTGTGGCAGCAATCACCGACAGCTCTCGCCCACGCAATGCTCGACGCTGGCTTTGAGATCCGGATCGTACAGGTCGCGGCGGCTGGATTCGACGAATCGTGGCTCGGACGGACGCTCGACAGAGACACGCTGAGTGAACTACAGGACCTCAACGAACGATACGGCGTCCACATTCTCGGCGAAGGCGGCGAGTTCGAAACGATCGTGACCGATGGACCGCACATGCGCGCGCCGATCAAACTTGCGTACGAGACCGAATGGGACGAGGGTGGGATGCGCGGACGACTCTCCATCACGGACGCGTGGCTCGGCTGCGATAGCGCAGCTGCGAGTGACTCACAGTAA
- a CDS encoding DUF373 family protein, whose amino-acid sequence MTTLVLCVDRGGSFDCETPVVGEKAVVDLVTTAGIDEPEDSRVNCLLEMLRVARELRADCDNAVTAVVSGTGDSVDIDRSIAHQVDDLVDEYEPQSAIVVVDSAEDELAVPIIESRLRVDAVDRVIVRQARDIESTYYLLKQLLSDEELRSTVLIPLGAALLTVPVIVTLTNSVTAVVAVVTAVIGAFFLYKGLGIDDLLARVPGIVREAFYSGQVSFVTYAVGTGLALIGLFAGGITASAMKPGPLMAVKFIFASVPWLALAALAASTGQLFDKLLNNNTIRSTFLNAPFGIVAVGLVIRGFSAFFLENAGQIEPLRISSTTVGPISVQGFTFLDSTRLLIFVIAGILVSLLGVMFASHVNRVTVDEELPERQ is encoded by the coding sequence GTGACCACGCTGGTGCTGTGCGTCGACCGCGGAGGAAGCTTTGACTGCGAGACGCCCGTCGTCGGCGAAAAAGCCGTCGTGGACCTCGTCACAACGGCGGGAATTGACGAACCAGAGGACAGTCGTGTCAACTGTCTTCTTGAGATGCTTCGTGTCGCGCGAGAGCTTCGAGCAGACTGTGACAATGCGGTTACAGCAGTCGTCTCGGGGACGGGTGACTCCGTCGATATCGACCGTTCAATTGCCCATCAAGTCGATGATCTCGTGGACGAGTACGAACCACAGTCGGCGATCGTTGTCGTTGACAGTGCCGAAGACGAACTTGCCGTGCCGATCATCGAGAGTCGTCTCCGCGTTGACGCGGTCGACCGCGTCATCGTCCGGCAAGCCCGCGACATCGAGTCGACGTATTATCTCCTGAAACAGCTGCTTTCCGACGAAGAGCTCCGTAGCACCGTTCTCATCCCGCTTGGAGCCGCTTTGCTTACAGTCCCGGTGATCGTGACACTCACCAACAGTGTTACTGCCGTGGTAGCGGTGGTTACAGCTGTTATCGGCGCATTTTTCTTGTACAAGGGGTTGGGAATCGACGATCTTCTCGCTCGCGTTCCGGGTATTGTTCGTGAGGCGTTCTACTCCGGACAGGTGTCGTTCGTCACGTACGCTGTTGGAACCGGACTCGCGCTCATCGGACTGTTCGCGGGGGGTATTACCGCATCAGCAATGAAGCCAGGGCCACTCATGGCGGTCAAATTCATTTTCGCCAGCGTTCCATGGCTCGCGCTCGCGGCACTCGCCGCCAGTACTGGGCAACTGTTCGATAAACTCCTCAACAACAATACCATTCGAAGCACATTCCTCAATGCCCCCTTCGGTATCGTCGCAGTCGGGCTCGTCATCCGTGGTTTCTCCGCGTTCTTTCTCGAAAATGCAGGCCAAATCGAACCACTCAGAATTTCATCAACCACGGTCGGGCCGATCTCCGTTCAGGGATTCACATTCCTCGATAGCACGCGACTCCTCATCTTCGTCATCGCAGGGATCCTCGTCAGTCTTCTTGGCGTCATGTTTGCATCGCACGTCAACAGAGTGACTGTCGATGAGGAACTTCCCGAACGGCAGTGA